The following coding sequences are from one Lycium ferocissimum isolate CSIRO_LF1 chromosome 3, AGI_CSIRO_Lferr_CH_V1, whole genome shotgun sequence window:
- the LOC132049638 gene encoding cis-prenyltransferase 4, chloroplastic-like has product MALSLQLQQIFLSPTRLINSQQPKPIIVTNPLISPNLTTKRPLHINASAQNAAAISKTDSEEVSLPPELNRELMPKHVAVIMDGNRRWARMKGLPVALGYEAGIRSLRKLVELCCKWGINALTVFAFSAENWSRPKTEVDYLMGLFERGLKNELEEFARAGIRMSIIGDSSKLPKSLQDLIDKASKTTEGNSRLHLVLAVNYSGQYDVVQACQTIGQKVKNGIIEPQDINSLLVEQELQTNCIDFPCPDLLIRTSGELRLSNFLLWQLAYSELFFSLSQWPDFGEAEFLEALCSFQQRQRRYGGQSS; this is encoded by the exons ATGGCCTTGTCACTTCAACTCCAACAAATCTTCCTTTCACCCACCCGATTAATTAACTCCCAACAACCAAAACCAATAATAGTAACTAACCCTCTAATCTCCCCTAATTTAACAACAAAAAGACCCTTACATATTAATGCCTCTGCCCAAAACGCCGCGGCAATTAGCAAGACTGACAGTGAGGAAGTATCGTTGCCTCCAGAACTTAATAGAGAATTAATGCCGAAACACGTGGCAGTTATAATGGATGGGAATAGAAGGTGGGCAAGAATGAAAGGATTGCCAGTTGCATTAGGTTATGAAGCGGGTATTCGATCACTTAGGAAACTTGTTGAGTTGTGTTGTAAATGGGGAATTAATGCTCTTACTGTCTTTGCCTTTTCCGCCGAGAATTGGTCCCGTCCTAAA ACGGAAGTTGATTATTTGATGGGCTTGTTCGAAAGAGGACTGAAAAATGAACTTGAAGAGTTTGCCAG AGCAGGGATTCGAATGTCTATTATTGGAGACTCCAGCAAGCTCCCCAAGTCATTGCAGGACTTAATAGATAAAGCTTCAAAGACTACTGAGGGAAATTCTCGACTTCACCTTGTTCTTGCAGTTAACTATAGTGGACAGTATGATGTTGTACAAGCTTGTCAAACCATTGGTCAAAAAGTGAAGAATGGCATTATCGAACCACAAGACATTAATAGTCTCCTAGTAGAGCAGGAATTACAAACAAACTGTATTGATTTCCCATGTCCTGATTTACTTATAAGGACTAGTGGGGAGCTAAGACTTAGCAATTTCTTACTCTGGCAGTTGGCCTACTCTGaactcttcttttctctttcacaATGGcctgattttggagaagccgaaTTTTTGGAGGCTTTATGTTCCTTTCAGCAAAGGCAGAGGCGCTACGGTGGACAGAGTTCTTAG